The nucleotide window AGGGGTATGCTATGTACTCTGTGTGGATTAAGCTGCAAAGACTACAAAATAGAACCAGGCAGATGAACAAGGAGATGAACTTATTGGAGAAGAAGCTTGTGAACTTAAGAATGGAGCTACAGAATACTTAAAGGAAACTGGATGATGACCCTCTCAACCAGCAGTTAATTGAGCAGGAAAGAGAGTTAATTATGCAGACTGAAAAATGGGAAGGGGTGAATGAATAGGTTCTCAGACAAAAGTCTAGAGCAATGTGGATAAAAGCAGGAGATAGAAATTCTAAATTCTTTCATGCTCAACTGAAAAATAGGCAGGCAAGGAACAAAATTGCATCTATTTGTATGAACAAGGGAAGAGAGTATTAGAACCAAAGCAGATTGAACAAGAATTCAAAGGCTTCTTTCAAAGCTTATTGGGCACTTCAGCAAGTGAGATCCCCTGTATAAATATTGCAATAGCTAGAGATGGACACTGCCTTACAAAAGAGCAACAACAATTGCTTAGTGCCCCAGTAACCATGGCAGATATTGATATGGCAGTAAAGGAGCTACCAAATGAAAAAGCACCAGGGATGGATGGCTTTCCAGCAGAGTTTTTtaaataatactggcacataatTGGAGgagaagtcaagcaagttgtacAGGAACTCTTCAACACTGGGAAGTTGCTTAAGAGTGTTAATTGCACAACAATTACACTAGTACCTAAGATTGCTAGCCTAAACTCTGTCAAAGAATTTCGACCTATTGCCTGTTGCATTACAGTATACAAGATCATATCCAAGATCCTCACAACAAAATTGAAGCTGGTAGTGGACTCAATTGTGGGACCCTATCAGTCAGCTTTTATAAAAGGGAGAAGCATACTTGATAATATAATTATTGCATACGAACTAGTTAAGGGGTATACTCAAAAGGGAGTCTCACCAAGATGTTGCATAAAGGTGGACATGAGGAAAGCATATGACTCAGTAGAATGACCTTTTCTAAGAATGATATTGATGGAGTATGGTATGCCTACCAAGTTTGTGGAGTTGTCAGCTACTCATTGATACTAAATTGAGGGGTAACAACTAAATTTCAGGGGAAGAAGGGGCTAAGACAAGGAGATCCAATGTCTCCTTATCTTTTTGTATTGGTGATGGAATATCTGAATAGGGtattgaagaagttgaaggataACCCTGACTTTAATTATCATCTGAAGTGCTCCAGAAATAATATTACTCACAAATGCTTTGCAGATGATCTGATCATGTGTTGTAGAGCAGATAGGGTATCCATCAGATTGGCGATGGACAGATTCAATCATTTTTCAGAAGTATCAAGCCTGAAGGCTAACATGGAGAAGAGTGTTTTATACATTGCAGGAGTtagaaaggaattcaaagagatgaTTCTGGAAGAGATGCAATTTACACTAGGGGAACTACCATTCAAATATCTTGGAGTACCATTATCCTCTAAGAAGCTGACAGTTCAACAGTGTATGCCATTGATTGAGAAGATCACCGCTAGGATTAATTGCTGGACTGCTAAGCTACTATCATACAGTGGAAGGCTCCAATTGCTGAAAAGTGTAATCTTTGAAATGCAGACTTACTGGGCACAAGTGTTTTTACTGCCAAAGAAAATTCTTAAGCTAATAATTTCAGCTTGTAGAACTTTTCTATGGACAGGAAGGGTTGAGCCATCAAGAAGAGCTTTAATTACATGAGACACAGTTTGTTTGCCTTTCTCAGAAGGTTGGTTAAATGTGCTAGACATTCATATATGGAACAAAGCTGCATTATGTAAACTACTATGGGCTGTTAGTGCAAAGAAGGATACCCAATGGATACATAACTATTATATCAAAGGGCAAGATAGCATAAGGATGGATACTCCTAAACAAGCATGCTGGCTTGTTAGGAAGATTTTTGATATAACATATTGGTTTTTGGAAAAGTATACAAGTGCTGAGTTACACAAGTACTATAAAAAATGGCAAATTTAGCATAAAAAAGCTATATATTGCTATGAGACCTCAATTTCAAAAAAGCTTGTGAAAACAAATATTAACTGGATCTAAAGCAATACCAAAACATAGATTCATACTATGGTTAGCTGTACACAGGAAACTGGCTACAGTTGATCGACTTGAGAGATGGGGAGTAACAATAGCAAAGGAATGCGTACTATGCACAACAAAGGAATAGGAGTCAAGGGGGCATATATGGTTTGGATGCGATTATGCCAGAACAATATGGGCTCGACTGCCACAATGGCTTAATGAAAAATATCAGATTGGAAGCTGGGAAGAGGAGATTGAATGGTTGAAAAGAAGGACTGCTAATAAAACTCGAGGTGAAATATTGATATTCCTATTCACAGCAATGGTGTACCATGTCTGGGCAGAGTGAAACAAAAGAAGATTTCAAAGGAAAATAGTTGCCAGTAATCAAAGAATCAAAGACATTGCAATGGAGTTACATATAGCAGGGCAAAGAGAAACAAAGTGGCATAAAGAGTTAGAAAAGTTGAAGAATTTTCCTTAATTCATATAGTTCATTGTAATTGTTATAGGAAGTTTTTGTTAACTGATTAGTCAGATAGTTCTATAGATAGGTCTAGTTCTGGTGTCCAAAAGAACTAGCGGATGTAAATATGTTTACTTGGTTAAataaaagtttaaaagtttaaccccaaaaaataaagaaaaatacataacaaaaatattattcgatgactatataagtcccttaatttaatagagattttattcattaatatttagataatatttttagaataatagaataaaatttgaaatagaaaattattttaagagtaataaaatatatatcttctattatacaACAAAAAGAAAGTTGTAGACAAAATATTAAACAGAGTAATATGCTAACAAAAATTTCTATTAAAAATGTAATAATACTatatattggataatataataaagaaaaatacataacaaaaaatatattcgatgcgtatataaatatatttaatttaataaaaatatatatcttctattatattacaaaaagaaagcaagcagacaaaaatattaaacaaagtaatatgctaataaaaatttctattaacaatgtaataatacaaaacattggataatataataaaaaatacaaaataaaaaagttattcaatgattacataagtccctttaatttaatagaaatattattattggGTATACGTATTTACAAATATGACGACAAATTTATTAAAGCAACACAAATTAATATGTTCAAACAAGTCATAtcacaatttaatttaattaatacttTTTAATATTGATCGCGCGAGTACCAGTACTAGTTACTGTTACTAGCAGGAATAGTTTCCACAAAACGTTTTCCTAATTTATCTGATATAACTGCCgaattaacaaaaaaaaagttagaACTAATAGGTGGGTTGTCTTGCTGGATCCTTCCTTATCCAAATTATGAGCTACTTTGTTTCCCCCGTTACATTTTAGAAGAAAAAGTTTTTTATTTCGGGACACGTTATAAAAACCATCATATTTATATACAATTTTATGACTCTAAAGAATCAAATTCTTTAAATTATCCACACTTTAAGCTTGTTATGATGTTTGTTATCTTTTCGatcattattttaatattttgtttAATGATAACTATagcaaatattttataattcaaatTAATATTTTCAACGAAAgcatatcatataaaataaaatgtaaatAACATTTATTTCGATAAAATCATTAAGGGTATGTTTGGGAAGTCACCAGGTAATTGGAGTTGGTGTAATTACTAGGGTAGTAATTATACAACCTAGTAATTACAGAGTCTTGTAATTACGAAGACCTGTTTGTTTGTCATAGTGTAATTATAAGTTaactgtttggttgcacaagtaTAATTACGcagttaaattaaattttaaatgaagtaattatcaaaacttaaaagttaatataataaatatatgcctatacatttttataagtataaattatattatattttttgtatttaagatgtatatttaatctgaatatacattaattagtaatcatatatttataactaatattgtaaaaataatatatatatatatatatatatatatatatatatatatatatatatatatatatatatatatatatatatattatatatttataactaatattgtaaaaataatttttatatattttccattaataatatttagtttagatacttacaaaaaagtaaaaacatacgttttgtaagaacatcaaggaattcatgtttgataaaataaattaatatttataaatataatgtcataacattattcaaatgtttgacaaaattaatctatcaattctaacaAAAAAATGAACAACATGGAATGTGAGCCAAtactactaaaacaagtaaattggaaccaaaaatataacacaatttcaaaattcaagaaaaaaaagtttaacatatgtcaaattccaCCATAATAATTGTAAGTTCCACTACATTATAAAATTAGGAAACATTATAAGTTTATAACCACATTCAACAAAGAAATTTTACTTTAATTGCATCATTCATTATATGTCAAGTTTGTTAACcactcattatttctaatattagggggtgtagtttcaaaaaatagaataataaataattaaaaaaataaaatataagcaatTACATGGAATCACAAAAATTAAATGtagaaaaacaaaagataaataatgtacaaagaaaaatatattttaaaatttctaaaggaactaaaaaaattaaaataaagaaataaaaagtcataaagaaaataaattaaaataaaaacaaaaaagaaagaaactaaAAGGCACCCTTGTAATTACACAATGTAATTACCACCAATTCTCACCTCCCCCTTAAGAATTAGAGAGTGTAATTATATCCAATTCTATgctgaccaagtaattacttggccaaCCAAACATCCCAAACTATACAATTATACCCAATTACAACTAAATCCATTTCCAATGTAACTTTCCAAACAGGCTCTAGGGGATGTCCGCATATATCTCATTACAATAAGTTAAGATTTAGATGAACTATTTCTTTTTTGGTGAAATAGATgcatttgaaaattagagttgcgtttggagttgtgtttggacatgaatataattttaggttgtttttgaagttttgtgagtgatttgagtgaaaatttagaaaaatagttttttctggattttttaaaattttcgaattttttcaaaatgtatcttcaagtgaaaattgaaaaatttatgaacaaatactgatttcgaaaaaaggtgaaaaaatttcgaaaaaaaagggaaaatgtcTTGCTATTATTATTTCATTAGTGCAGGCCCAGAGGCGAatccaggatttaaattttatgggttcaacatttaagatttttagcattgaacccgtTATATTTCTTAAGTTATGAgttcatgtctactatttattACAATTTCGATGAAATTTTACACATAAACTTATGATCCGCACCGAAAAttgtgggttcaattgaacccgtacCCACTATGGTACAACCGCC belongs to Nicotiana tabacum cultivar K326 chromosome 6, ASM71507v2, whole genome shotgun sequence and includes:
- the LOC142181865 gene encoding uncharacterized protein LOC142181865 encodes the protein MVQVQILMVTTQMIHCQVKERGSQFSCYITFVNGKNKVHERRELWDQLRQIHSIMQEAWLVIGDFNSVLSGNDRINGQPIHQAELVDFQDCIRDIGVGKLNRKGCQWSWCNKRDAGDRIYSNIDWAGKEQNCIYLYEQGKRVLEPKQIEQEFKGFFQSLLGTSASEIPCINIAIARDGHCLTKEQQQLLSAPVTMADIDMAVKELPNEKAPGMDGFPADIQDHIQDPHNKIEAGSGLNCGTLSGKKGLRQGDPMSPYLFVLVMEYLNRVLKKLKDNPDFNYHLKCSRNNITHKCFADDLIMCCRADRVSIRLAMDRFNHFSEVSSLKANMEKSVLYIAGVRKEFKEMILEEMQFTLGELPFKYLGVPLSSKKLTVQQCMPLIEKITARINCWTAKLLSYSGRLQLLKSVIFEMQTYWAQVFLLPKKILKLIISACRTFLWTGRVEPSRRALIT